A stretch of the Ascaphus truei isolate aAscTru1 chromosome 4, aAscTru1.hap1, whole genome shotgun sequence genome encodes the following:
- the LOC142491974 gene encoding cystatin-like, with protein sequence MAVVLKVFVVLILVFADRQTRPQLVGGWIDVNEDDEEIQKALKFAMTEYNRASNDMYISKVHRIISLKKQVVAGMKYLMEVEIVTTSCKKSKFTMENCQNKGNTSKIKRCTFEVLSVPWLKITKLTRNICR encoded by the exons ATGGCTGTTGTATTGAAAGTCTTTGTCGTATTGATTTTAGTCTTTGCAGATCGACAAACTAGACCCCAACTTGTGGGTGGCTGGATAGATGtaaatgaggatgatgaggaaATTCAGAAGGCTCTAAAGTTTGCCATGACAGAGTACAACAGAGCAAGCAATGACATGTACATCAGCAAGGTCCACAGGATCATCAGCTTAAAGAAGCAG GTGGTGGCTGGTATGAAATATTTGATGGAAGTTGAAATCGTTACCACTTCATGCAAAAAGTCAAAATTCACTATGGAAAACTGTCAAAATAAGGGAAACACGTCAAAG ATAAAGAGATGTACATTTGAAGTTCTGTCTGTTCCCTGGCTGAAGATCACTAAGTTGACACGAAACATTTGCCGCTGA